A single genomic interval of Puntigrus tetrazona isolate hp1 chromosome 1, ASM1883169v1, whole genome shotgun sequence harbors:
- the sh3pxd2aa gene encoding SH3 and PX domain-containing protein 2A isoform X6, which yields MAVYRGQAGGLDSSEPMVLEQYVVVANYERQENSEISLKAGETVDVIEKSESGWWFVSTAEEQGWVPATYLDSQSGTRDDLDLGTSRSGEVTKRRKAHLKRLDRRWTLGGIVNRQQSREEKYVTVQAYTSQGKDEIGFEKGVTVEVIQKNLEGWWYIRYQGKEGWAPASYLKKLKDDLSPRKKTLTGPVEIIGNIMEISNLLNKKAVSEKDIQTDGESTSPERHISKSEISLPIPYAPEAGVAPTVVTGLGMNSGSSAALQENKSRAEPGSPAIARVAPHRVEIGFDAIGSPNLRQKPPPRRDTNLAFQLPKPPEAPTVEAEYYTIAEFQSSISDGISFRGGQKADVIEKNSSGWWYVQIGDMEGWAPCSFIDKRKKPNLSRRTSTLTRPKVPPPAPPVKKQDSEESPSLAGSASKAPESPTQRVYEEPEYDVPAMGFDSDLDSNHTKQKINNSPKPEPRKFEIKSNPAAAERIAQAGKASPLLKVMTSPLRKRNSLEDVNKEEVIYENEGFRFSSDDFASGCDLDTPRSLTLGRKPFGSSSGGGKPLRKVTPDISRSHSLGRAERHKSSLDESGRNPKREPVMRKDVEIRVGQSPLARPKPVVRPKPLLSKSEPQSPERMDISSLRRQLRPTGSLRQGPIRAVRGEDSETASVVSSEDSMSSRSTSDLSSVYSKGSRGGESDHESVLYRTTDAYERAQESEVSFPAGVEVEVLEKQESGWWYVRWGDDEGWAPTFYLEPVKHTQNLGVQDGPLVDLGTTNKSNSLEKNEQRVQALNNLNQQNLRSISNPSPPIPSKPPGGFSKPTAMLNGSGVRMRNGVRQAAVRPQSVFVSPPQPLKDTNIHTGSLRRNESLGAGDHLRSTGGVGRNSSFTAVRPQVVTDVRVRSGTTITAPAGSSSPLIAQRNGIPVSTVRPKPIEKTHLIHNNLREVYVSIADYRGDEETMGFSEGTSLEVLEKNPNGWWYCQVLDGLQGRKGWVPSNYLERKK from the exons ATGGCGGTGTACAGGGGTCAAGCCGGAG GACTGGACAGCAGTGAGCCCATGGTGCTGGAACAGTACGTGGTGGTGGCCAACTACGAGCGGCAGGAAAACTCAGAGATCAGCCTAAAGGCTGGAGAGACGGTGGACGTAATCGAGAAGAGCGAAAGCG GCTGGTGGTTTGTCAGCACAGCAGAAGAACAAGGCTGGGTTCCTGCCACGTACTTGGACTCTCAGAGCGGCACCAGAGATGatctggacctgggaacatcTAGATCTGGAGAAG TTACTAAGCGACGTAAGGCTCATCTGAAGAGGCTCGACCGGAGATGGACACTAGGGGGAATAGTCAACCGCCAACAGAGTCGAG AGGAGAAATATGTCACAGTCCAGGCATATACCAGTCAGGGAAAGGATGAGATCGGGTTCGAGAAAGGAGTAACCGTGGAGGTCATCCAGAAGAACCTGGAGGGATGGTGGTACATCAG GTATCAGGGTAAAGAGGGCTGGGCCCCAGCCTCATACCTGAAGAAACTGAAAGATGACCTTTCCCCAAGGAAGAAGACTCTGACTGGCCCTGTGGAGATCATCGGAAACATAATGGAGATCAGTAACCTCCTCAACAAGAAAGCTGTAAGCGAGAAGGACATTCAAACTGATGGAGAGTCCACCAGCCCTGAGCGCCACATCTCCAAAAGTGAAATCAGTTTACCTATCCCATATGCCCCAGAGGCTGGAGTGGCACCCACAGTGGTCACTGGTTTGGGAATGAACTCTGGATCTAGCGCCGCCCTACAAGAGAACAAGAGCAGGGCAGAGCCGGGGTCACCTGCTATAGCCCGGGTGGCACCACACAGAGTTGAAATAG GATTTGATGCCATAG GATCTCCAAACCTCAGGCAGAAACCTCCTCCTCGAAGAGATACAAATCTG GCATTCCAGTTGCCCAAACCTCCAGAGGCCCCTACTGTGGAAGCGGAGTACTACACCATCGCAGAGTTTCAATCCAGTATTTCAGATGGTATCAGCTTCCGTGGAGGACAAAAGGCTGAT GTCATAGAGAAGAATTCTAGTGGTTGGTGGTATGTCCAGATCGGGGACATGGAGGGCTGGGCACCCTGCTCCTTTATTGATAAACGCAAGAAGCCCAACCTGAGCCGGCGAACCAGCACACTTACCCGCCCTAAAGTTCCACCCCCTGCTCCACCAGTCAAGAAGCAGGACTCTGAGGAATCACCTTCTCTGGCTGGCTCTGCATCTAAAGCTCCAGAATCTCCCACTCAGCGTGTCTACGAGGAGCCGGAATATGATGTTCCTGCCATGGGTTTTGACTCAGATCTGGACAGTaatcatacaaaacaaaaaataaacaactccCCAAAACCAGAGCCCCGTAAGTTTGAAATTAAAAGCAACCCAGCAGCAGCCGAAAGAATTGCACAAGCTGGCAAAGCATCGCCTTTACTAAAAGTAATGACCTCCCCCTTGAGAAAAAGAAACTCACTGGAGGATGTCAATAAGGAGGAGgtgatttatgaaaatgaaggGTTTAGGTTCTCCTCTGATGACTTTGCCAGTGGTTGCGATTTAGATACACCAAGGAGTCTCACACTGGGTCGTAAACCCTTCGGGTCATCCTCTGGAGGAGGAAAGCCCCTCCGGAAGGTAACGCCAGATATAAGCCGGAGTCACTCTCTTGGCCGTGCTGAGAGACACAAGTCATCCTTAGATGAATCAGGACGTAATCCCAAAAGAGAGCCTGTCATGCGAAAAGATGTGGAAATCCGGGTTGGCCAAAGTCCCTTAGCCAGGCCCAAACCAGTGGTGCGACCCAAACCTCTACTTTCAAAGTCAGAGCCACAAAGTCCAGAAAGAATGGACATCAGCAGCCTGCGCCGCCAGCTTCGGCCCACCGGAAGTCTTCGTCAAGGCCCGATCCGTGCAGTACGTGGTGAAGATTCTGAGACTGCTTCTGTTGTGTCCTCTGAGGATTCCATGTCGTCAAGAAGCACCTCCGATCTCTCCAGCGTCTATTCCAAAGGTAGCCGAGGTGGGGAATCCGACCATGAAAGTGTGCTCTACAGGACCACAGATGCTTACGAACGGGCACAAGAGTCTGAAGTCAGCTTCCCAGCTGGTGTAGAGGTTGAGGTACTGGAGAAGCAGGAAAGTGGATGGTGGTATGTTCGCTGGGGAGATGATGAGGGATGGGCACCTACTTTCTACTTAGAGCCAGTCAAGCATACCCAAAATCTTGGTGTACAAGATGGCCCTCTTGTTGATCTTGGTACTACCAACAAGTCCAACAGCCTCGAGAAAAATGAGCAGCGTGTTCAGGCCCTTAACAACCTAAACCAGCAGAACCTGAGGAGTATAAGCAACCCTAGTCCACCTATCCCATCCAAACCACCGGGGGGTTTTAGCAAACCAACCGCAATGCTGAACGGTTCCGGCGTGCGGATGAGGAACGGTGTCCGTCAAGCAGCAGTGCGACCGCAGTCAGTGTTTGTATCTCCACCACAGCCTCTGAAGGACACCAATATCCATACAGGGTCTTTAAGAAGAAATGAATCACTGGGTGCAGGCGACCACTTGAGGTCCACAGGCGGCGTAGGGCGAAACTCCTCCTTCACTGCTGTTCGACCGCAGGTGGTGACTGATGTACGGGTCAGGTCTGGGACCACCATTACAGCACCCGCGGGAAGTTCAAGTCCCTTGATTGCCCAGAGAAATGGAATTCCAGTCTCTACTGTAAGACCAAAGCCCATCGAGAAGACACACCTCATTCACAACAACCTTCGAGAGGTTTACGTATCTATCGCTGACTACCGTGGCGATGAAGAGACCATGGGTTTCTCGGAGGGCACTAGTCTTGAAGTTCTGGAGAAGAATCCAAACGGATGGTGGTACTGCCAGGTTCTCGATGGCTTACAGGGACGTAAAGGCTGGGTACCGTCTAACTACCTGGAGAGAAAAAAGTAA
- the sh3pxd2aa gene encoding SH3 and PX domain-containing protein 2A isoform X7 — protein MVLEQYVVVANYERQENSEISLKAGETVDVIEKSESGWWFVSTAEEQGWVPATYLDSQSGTRDDLDLGTSRSGEVTKRRKAHLKRLDRRWTLGGIVNRQQSREEKYVTVQAYTSQGKDEIGFEKGVTVEVIQKNLEGWWYIRYQGKEGWAPASYLKKLKDDLSPRKKTLTGPVEIIGNIMEISNLLNKKAVSEKDIQTDGESTSPERHISKSEISLPIPYAPEAGVAPTVVTGLGMNSGSSAALQENKSRAEPGSPAIARVAPHRVEIGFDAIGSPNLRQKPPPRRDTNLAFQLPKPPEAPTVEAEYYTIAEFQSSISDGISFRGGQKADVIEKNSSGWWYVQIGDMEGWAPCSFIDKRKKPNLSRRTSTLTRPKVPPPAPPVKKQDSEESPSLAGSASKAPESPTQRVYEEPEYDVPAMGFDSDLDSNHTKQKINNSPKPEPRKFEIKSNPAAAERIAQAGKASPLLKVMTSPLRKRNSLEDVNKEEVIYENEGFRFSSDDFASGCDLDTPRSLTLGRKPFGSSSGGGKPLRKVTPDISRSHSLGRAERHKSSLDESGRNPKREPVMRKDVEIRVGQSPLARPKPVVRPKPLLSKSEPQSPERMDISSLRRQLRPTGSLRQGPIRAVRGEDSETASVVSSEDSMSSRSTSDLSSVYSKGSRGGESDHESVLYRTTDAYERAQESEVSFPAGVEVEVLEKQESGWWYVRWGDDEGWAPTFYLEPVKHTQNLGVQDGPLVDLGTTNKSNSLEKNEQRVQALNNLNQQNLRSISNPSPPIPSKPPGGFSKPTAMLNGSGVRMRNGVRQAAVRPQSVFVSPPQPLKDTNIHTGSLRRNESLGAGDHLRSTGGVGRNSSFTAVRPQVVTDVRVRSGTTITAPAGSSSPLIAQRNGIPVSTVRPKPIEKTHLIHNNLREVYVSIADYRGDEETMGFSEGTSLEVLEKNPNGWWYCQVLDGLQGRKGWVPSNYLERKK, from the exons ATGGTGCTGGAACAGTACGTGGTGGTGGCCAACTACGAGCGGCAGGAAAACTCAGAGATCAGCCTAAAGGCTGGAGAGACGGTGGACGTAATCGAGAAGAGCGAAAGCG GCTGGTGGTTTGTCAGCACAGCAGAAGAACAAGGCTGGGTTCCTGCCACGTACTTGGACTCTCAGAGCGGCACCAGAGATGatctggacctgggaacatcTAGATCTGGAGAAG TTACTAAGCGACGTAAGGCTCATCTGAAGAGGCTCGACCGGAGATGGACACTAGGGGGAATAGTCAACCGCCAACAGAGTCGAG AGGAGAAATATGTCACAGTCCAGGCATATACCAGTCAGGGAAAGGATGAGATCGGGTTCGAGAAAGGAGTAACCGTGGAGGTCATCCAGAAGAACCTGGAGGGATGGTGGTACATCAG GTATCAGGGTAAAGAGGGCTGGGCCCCAGCCTCATACCTGAAGAAACTGAAAGATGACCTTTCCCCAAGGAAGAAGACTCTGACTGGCCCTGTGGAGATCATCGGAAACATAATGGAGATCAGTAACCTCCTCAACAAGAAAGCTGTAAGCGAGAAGGACATTCAAACTGATGGAGAGTCCACCAGCCCTGAGCGCCACATCTCCAAAAGTGAAATCAGTTTACCTATCCCATATGCCCCAGAGGCTGGAGTGGCACCCACAGTGGTCACTGGTTTGGGAATGAACTCTGGATCTAGCGCCGCCCTACAAGAGAACAAGAGCAGGGCAGAGCCGGGGTCACCTGCTATAGCCCGGGTGGCACCACACAGAGTTGAAATAG GATTTGATGCCATAG GATCTCCAAACCTCAGGCAGAAACCTCCTCCTCGAAGAGATACAAATCTG GCATTCCAGTTGCCCAAACCTCCAGAGGCCCCTACTGTGGAAGCGGAGTACTACACCATCGCAGAGTTTCAATCCAGTATTTCAGATGGTATCAGCTTCCGTGGAGGACAAAAGGCTGAT GTCATAGAGAAGAATTCTAGTGGTTGGTGGTATGTCCAGATCGGGGACATGGAGGGCTGGGCACCCTGCTCCTTTATTGATAAACGCAAGAAGCCCAACCTGAGCCGGCGAACCAGCACACTTACCCGCCCTAAAGTTCCACCCCCTGCTCCACCAGTCAAGAAGCAGGACTCTGAGGAATCACCTTCTCTGGCTGGCTCTGCATCTAAAGCTCCAGAATCTCCCACTCAGCGTGTCTACGAGGAGCCGGAATATGATGTTCCTGCCATGGGTTTTGACTCAGATCTGGACAGTaatcatacaaaacaaaaaataaacaactccCCAAAACCAGAGCCCCGTAAGTTTGAAATTAAAAGCAACCCAGCAGCAGCCGAAAGAATTGCACAAGCTGGCAAAGCATCGCCTTTACTAAAAGTAATGACCTCCCCCTTGAGAAAAAGAAACTCACTGGAGGATGTCAATAAGGAGGAGgtgatttatgaaaatgaaggGTTTAGGTTCTCCTCTGATGACTTTGCCAGTGGTTGCGATTTAGATACACCAAGGAGTCTCACACTGGGTCGTAAACCCTTCGGGTCATCCTCTGGAGGAGGAAAGCCCCTCCGGAAGGTAACGCCAGATATAAGCCGGAGTCACTCTCTTGGCCGTGCTGAGAGACACAAGTCATCCTTAGATGAATCAGGACGTAATCCCAAAAGAGAGCCTGTCATGCGAAAAGATGTGGAAATCCGGGTTGGCCAAAGTCCCTTAGCCAGGCCCAAACCAGTGGTGCGACCCAAACCTCTACTTTCAAAGTCAGAGCCACAAAGTCCAGAAAGAATGGACATCAGCAGCCTGCGCCGCCAGCTTCGGCCCACCGGAAGTCTTCGTCAAGGCCCGATCCGTGCAGTACGTGGTGAAGATTCTGAGACTGCTTCTGTTGTGTCCTCTGAGGATTCCATGTCGTCAAGAAGCACCTCCGATCTCTCCAGCGTCTATTCCAAAGGTAGCCGAGGTGGGGAATCCGACCATGAAAGTGTGCTCTACAGGACCACAGATGCTTACGAACGGGCACAAGAGTCTGAAGTCAGCTTCCCAGCTGGTGTAGAGGTTGAGGTACTGGAGAAGCAGGAAAGTGGATGGTGGTATGTTCGCTGGGGAGATGATGAGGGATGGGCACCTACTTTCTACTTAGAGCCAGTCAAGCATACCCAAAATCTTGGTGTACAAGATGGCCCTCTTGTTGATCTTGGTACTACCAACAAGTCCAACAGCCTCGAGAAAAATGAGCAGCGTGTTCAGGCCCTTAACAACCTAAACCAGCAGAACCTGAGGAGTATAAGCAACCCTAGTCCACCTATCCCATCCAAACCACCGGGGGGTTTTAGCAAACCAACCGCAATGCTGAACGGTTCCGGCGTGCGGATGAGGAACGGTGTCCGTCAAGCAGCAGTGCGACCGCAGTCAGTGTTTGTATCTCCACCACAGCCTCTGAAGGACACCAATATCCATACAGGGTCTTTAAGAAGAAATGAATCACTGGGTGCAGGCGACCACTTGAGGTCCACAGGCGGCGTAGGGCGAAACTCCTCCTTCACTGCTGTTCGACCGCAGGTGGTGACTGATGTACGGGTCAGGTCTGGGACCACCATTACAGCACCCGCGGGAAGTTCAAGTCCCTTGATTGCCCAGAGAAATGGAATTCCAGTCTCTACTGTAAGACCAAAGCCCATCGAGAAGACACACCTCATTCACAACAACCTTCGAGAGGTTTACGTATCTATCGCTGACTACCGTGGCGATGAAGAGACCATGGGTTTCTCGGAGGGCACTAGTCTTGAAGTTCTGGAGAAGAATCCAAACGGATGGTGGTACTGCCAGGTTCTCGATGGCTTACAGGGACGTAAAGGCTGGGTACCGTCTAACTACCTGGAGAGAAAAAAGTAA